A genomic window from Paenibacillus sp. FSL K6-0276 includes:
- a CDS encoding Ig-like domain-containing protein, with product MNKKKIFSSMIALCMICTSLFVPTFSVKAAEGTEYSLNRIQAQFFVSPDGKDENKGSYDKPFATLQAARDAVRKINQNMTGDIYVFISEGKYYLDETITFNESDSGTNGHKIIYRNLDDLASAEIIGGKPVDTDWQLVGKTGADADLPAAAVGKVYKTNVGTDVIFDTLYVNDRRATLARTQNLDKYKDFPSALTPYMKSAGGGIGDLIYTNGDLDQESINGIVNAQVRGDLDASVYMWDGGYWDWMTDTIPISAIDTASRKLTYKTVPGKPEMYRPKYNTGTNARYFVQGNLGFLDVPGEYYFNKTTGDLYYYPEGNINENEFIIPKVKEVIRVEGSDKDHMVSNIEFSGLQLKDTNTTDWYAYGWNWGDAGAGLGFYPPEAKGSTQPSYAEQAERIEFQYGVITLTNTKNITISKAHIKNSGMFGINLYLANQNTVIEDSLIEYTGHGGISVDGGYPGVAGDKNGDGYSRDNTITNTIVHDIGELIGQASGITIQQSSYNTVSHVEVYNSPRRGIFLTAGHSRNPNVSAPNGDKDFNIMTDMYTHHNKIEYVYLHDAQQDGGDDGAFFACYLYKGANYKPNYLNQAIIDNTGPNPTMVDFGPNDINLDMGASGLELSNVKATNPMNFNIEVNTILQYGDVIKFDNTNVNYGKIANHIKEFDDSKMEYDKIGVTSNYPKEYLTDRDVITEPESIYFKENFENGLDDTAWSTLNGQAKISTEFMSERPINGKSSLELLDKSQVYKNFPEMLNKVVTVKMFDRQNNNLAAYDSGHQNSARVSSIARVDDGGNIIGIGLDYDTADKYIIQMGDQKEPTVIVRTFGWHELKFDYTSGTDVKLYIDNQLVKTLPASGFDYISLGSDNGIGQAFYDELYVFGGNEATLPIPPSNIPAPPAYDGSDVNKKQLMLDFEDGEVPAFDKVGGNPSVTSVVYDNGNSGNQVLKDEIRDGNDFYELNAPWNNYLVNMKWKFEGWGTTDVLGGVYDNFTIYVMASNKGLTPGKAPLSYQVVYRRNKNGTTGFAAGTPYFEISKHSASSDTSLGKVGVPEGFNPNEWHKLQIQTFDGKVGFVLDGQEMLSANDGQYKSGGVGFGGINANVYLDDIEIISNPKYVDYEKDLGLGNAVLNGDFNPDYYTYYAAITHAENPVTIQKPHIVLDGAEIKLQLNGEEIPFVDGSASISPDQLVNGKNALILSEISSAGSKDYTIYMNKDYKITSIEGLEDNVSTVVDHAPNLPAEVTVTFDNGDSQIAKVNWDTVNPSLYKEPGTFTVKGQLANLKGTLSTFSVNVSVDGIKSIDKLGNVTTLAGVAPELATTVNAQYLNDTRVLPLTFAQLDTSLYAQEGTIIAVGTAEGYAGDILQVVEVQDNNDPKPILTAGQVTRLSETTASVSFTTSKDGQYYYKVVESGAKIPVIDTSKAGAPCKKGLVLISIEGLKTVTAKDIYIVVKNGDVVSEVLKMEIPKYTPGAESGYTLAIGNETAGGAGYTRDITIGGDKGNDLTGKYLVVQFTEGTGVNAKVSVVMIAPQKNEVTISYQKQGTEIETWLTSGMPNLIGENIGVEVFAFIKSN from the coding sequence ATGAATAAGAAAAAAATCTTTAGTTCCATGATTGCATTATGTATGATATGTACTTCATTATTTGTCCCTACTTTTAGTGTTAAAGCAGCAGAAGGAACAGAATATTCTCTTAACAGAATACAAGCGCAATTCTTTGTGTCACCAGATGGAAAAGATGAAAATAAAGGTTCATATGATAAGCCGTTTGCAACTTTACAAGCTGCAAGAGATGCGGTTCGAAAAATTAATCAGAACATGACAGGTGATATTTACGTATTTATTTCAGAAGGTAAATATTATCTTGATGAAACGATTACTTTCAATGAAAGCGACTCTGGTACGAATGGTCATAAGATCATCTATAGAAATTTAGATGATTTGGCTAGTGCTGAAATTATCGGTGGTAAGCCTGTTGATACAGATTGGCAATTAGTTGGAAAAACCGGTGCTGATGCTGACTTACCAGCTGCTGCAGTAGGTAAGGTTTACAAAACTAACGTTGGCACTGATGTGATTTTTGATACTCTTTATGTAAATGATAGACGTGCAACATTAGCGCGTACTCAAAATTTAGATAAGTATAAAGACTTCCCTTCCGCTTTAACTCCATATATGAAAAGTGCAGGTGGCGGAATTGGTGACTTGATTTATACAAATGGGGATCTTGATCAAGAGTCAATTAACGGAATCGTAAACGCCCAAGTACGTGGAGACTTAGATGCCTCTGTTTATATGTGGGATGGCGGCTACTGGGATTGGATGACAGATACGATTCCAATTTCTGCAATTGATACTGCAAGTCGTAAGCTTACCTATAAAACCGTTCCAGGAAAACCGGAAATGTACAGACCTAAATATAATACAGGTACAAATGCAAGATATTTTGTACAAGGAAATTTAGGCTTCTTGGATGTTCCAGGTGAATATTATTTCAATAAAACGACTGGCGATTTGTATTATTATCCCGAAGGAAATATAAATGAAAATGAATTTATAATCCCTAAAGTCAAAGAAGTGATCCGTGTCGAAGGCTCAGATAAGGATCATATGGTTTCAAATATTGAATTCAGTGGCTTGCAATTGAAGGATACAAATACGACGGATTGGTATGCGTATGGTTGGAACTGGGGAGATGCAGGAGCAGGTTTAGGTTTCTATCCTCCGGAGGCTAAAGGAAGCACACAACCATCCTATGCTGAGCAAGCTGAAAGAATAGAGTTCCAATACGGTGTGATTACACTTACGAATACTAAAAATATTACGATTTCCAAAGCGCATATCAAAAATTCAGGCATGTTTGGAATTAATCTCTATTTGGCTAATCAAAACACAGTGATCGAGGATAGCCTTATTGAATATACAGGTCATGGAGGAATAAGCGTAGATGGCGGTTACCCTGGTGTGGCTGGAGATAAAAACGGAGATGGCTATAGCAGAGATAATACGATAACGAACACGATTGTTCATGATATTGGCGAGCTTATTGGTCAGGCATCAGGGATCACGATTCAGCAGTCAAGCTATAATACGGTATCTCATGTAGAGGTCTATAATTCACCAAGAAGAGGAATTTTTCTAACTGCCGGACATAGCCGTAACCCTAATGTATCTGCCCCAAATGGTGATAAAGATTTCAATATTATGACGGATATGTACACTCACCATAATAAAATTGAATATGTATATTTGCATGATGCTCAACAAGATGGTGGAGATGATGGAGCTTTCTTTGCATGTTATTTGTATAAGGGTGCAAATTACAAGCCTAACTACTTAAATCAAGCTATTATTGATAATACGGGCCCAAATCCTACTATGGTTGATTTTGGGCCTAATGACATTAACTTGGATATGGGAGCCTCAGGGTTAGAATTAAGCAATGTTAAAGCGACTAATCCAATGAACTTTAATATTGAAGTTAATACGATTCTTCAATATGGTGATGTCATAAAGTTTGATAATACGAATGTTAATTATGGGAAAATTGCAAATCATATTAAGGAATTTGACGACTCCAAGATGGAGTATGACAAAATTGGAGTAACATCGAATTATCCTAAGGAATATTTAACAGATAGAGATGTTATCACAGAGCCAGAATCTATTTATTTCAAAGAGAACTTTGAAAATGGACTAGATGATACGGCTTGGTCAACTCTAAATGGTCAGGCAAAAATTTCAACCGAATTCATGTCTGAAAGACCAATAAATGGTAAATCAAGTCTGGAACTGTTAGATAAAAGTCAAGTATACAAGAATTTCCCTGAAATGCTGAATAAAGTCGTTACTGTTAAGATGTTTGACAGACAAAATAATAATTTGGCAGCGTACGATTCAGGGCATCAAAATTCGGCTCGGGTTTCATCCATTGCACGAGTAGATGATGGTGGCAATATTATCGGTATAGGTTTGGATTATGATACTGCAGATAAATATATAATTCAAATGGGAGATCAAAAGGAACCTACTGTCATCGTTAGGACTTTTGGTTGGCATGAGCTAAAGTTCGACTATACATCAGGTACCGATGTAAAGCTGTATATTGATAATCAATTAGTTAAAACCTTACCTGCTTCCGGATTTGATTATATCTCGCTTGGTTCTGATAATGGCATAGGACAAGCTTTCTACGATGAGCTTTATGTATTTGGAGGAAACGAAGCAACATTGCCAATCCCGCCATCCAATATTCCGGCACCTCCAGCATATGATGGTTCAGATGTCAATAAGAAACAACTCATGCTGGATTTTGAAGATGGAGAAGTTCCTGCTTTTGACAAAGTAGGTGGTAATCCATCTGTAACAAGTGTTGTATATGATAATGGAAATAGTGGAAATCAAGTTTTAAAGGATGAGATTAGAGATGGAAATGATTTCTATGAATTGAATGCCCCTTGGAATAATTATCTGGTCAATATGAAATGGAAATTTGAAGGATGGGGGACAACGGATGTTCTTGGTGGTGTGTATGATAACTTTACGATTTATGTAATGGCATCCAATAAAGGTTTAACACCTGGTAAAGCACCATTATCCTATCAAGTAGTTTACAGAAGGAATAAAAATGGAACTACTGGCTTTGCAGCGGGGACACCTTATTTTGAAATATCGAAACATAGTGCCAGCTCAGATACATCATTAGGTAAAGTAGGGGTGCCAGAAGGATTTAATCCGAATGAGTGGCATAAATTGCAGATTCAAACCTTTGATGGCAAAGTTGGCTTTGTTTTGGATGGACAAGAAATGCTTTCTGCTAATGATGGTCAGTATAAATCAGGTGGAGTTGGCTTTGGAGGAATCAATGCAAATGTTTACCTGGACGATATTGAGATCATTTCCAATCCTAAATACGTAGATTATGAGAAAGATCTCGGACTAGGCAATGCGGTATTAAACGGCGACTTTAATCCTGATTATTATACTTATTATGCTGCTATAACGCATGCTGAGAACCCTGTTACAATCCAAAAACCTCATATCGTACTAGATGGTGCAGAGATTAAATTGCAGCTGAATGGCGAAGAGATTCCATTTGTAGATGGCAGTGCATCTATTTCACCAGATCAATTAGTTAATGGTAAGAATGCTCTGATATTATCAGAAATTTCTTCAGCAGGAAGTAAAGACTATACCATTTATATGAATAAGGATTATAAGATCACTTCCATAGAAGGTTTAGAAGATAATGTATCAACAGTTGTTGATCATGCTCCAAATTTACCAGCAGAGGTTACAGTTACTTTTGATAATGGTGATTCTCAGATTGCTAAAGTGAACTGGGATACAGTAAATCCATCATTGTATAAAGAACCAGGTACATTTACAGTAAAGGGTCAGCTTGCAAATCTAAAAGGAACATTAAGCACATTTAGCGTAAATGTATCAGTAGATGGTATAAAATCAATTGATAAGCTAGGTAATGTTACTACTCTTGCTGGTGTAGCACCAGAATTGGCGACAACAGTAAATGCACAGTATCTAAACGACACTAGAGTGCTGCCACTTACTTTTGCACAATTGGATACTTCCTTATATGCACAAGAAGGTACCATTATTGCAGTTGGTACAGCAGAAGGATATGCAGGAGATATTTTGCAAGTAGTAGAGGTACAGGATAATAATGATCCTAAACCTATATTAACGGCAGGGCAAGTGACTCGTTTAAGTGAGACTACAGCTTCCGTTTCATTTACAACAAGTAAAGACGGACAATATTATTATAAAGTAGTTGAAAGTGGAGCTAAAATACCAGTAATTGATACTAGTAAGGCCGGTGCTCCATGTAAAAAAGGACTAGTGCTAATTAGTATAGAAGGCTTAAAAACCGTAACTGCCAAAGATATTTATATTGTGGTTAAAAACGGTGATGTTGTGAGTGAAGTATTAAAGATGGAGATTCCTAAGTATACACCTGGTGCAGAAAGCGGATATACACTTGCAATTGGTAATGAGACTGCAGGTGGAGCTGGATATACTCGTGATATTACGATTGGTGGGGACAAAGGTAATGATTTAACGGGTAAGTATCTGGTAGTTCAATTTACGGAAGGAACAGGCGTTAATGCTAAGGTATCCGTAGTGATGATCGCGCCACAAAAAAATGAAGTTACTATATCCTATCAGAAACAAGGTACTGAAATAGAGACTTGGTTAACAAGCGGAATGCCAAACTTGATAGGAGAGAACATTGGTGTTGAAGTATTTGCTTTTATAAAAAGCAACTAA
- a CDS encoding glycoside hydrolase family 38 C-terminal domain-containing protein, giving the protein MNKTKTGYIIPHTHWDREWRYPIWENRLYLVKLMDELIETLENNPDYKTFLLDGQVIPILDYVQVRPENRDKLVKLIKDGRIDVGPWYTLPDLYPISGESIVRNLLKGRREAEKLGNCLDIGYESFGWGQPSQLPQIYKEFGIDTVIVSKNVDKKRAPHCEFKWTGKDGTSVYATRLGEDARANFFMNAYIHIMNGVAYKSDDYNFDMGNYGQVYHQADSENYIQDYFKIEDTEKIHPEVIKEAVTKAWNSMKDTLIPDDRAMMDGTDSTTAQPQLMNLIQAINEQFDDIEFKSSTLGEYVKILKEKLSLDELIEIHGEMRDGPTTSLSGNALMTRPHIKTLNKKVQNSMFNQAEPLSVANMMAGGKYDESFLQLALDYMLLSHAHDSINGVTQDKTVDDVLYRLNQALEISNAISNKSCQDLIRHIDLSQYNREDILLVVFNPYAKPRNEMVKAYIDTPQVQNIWEFDIVDCDGNVCELQHISRTEVTSPVVQLQTRPFPYYSDRHCVVFNTGEIPAGGYKVYRLCNKVEFSRKTEFWAKTRTTDGKEIATSSTCMQNEFIKVEVNPNGTISILDKENGNCFDNLNYFESTGDVGDYWMYYPPYHNQTYNSKGCNASIFLMENGNLAATIGVKLTMELPKYAYRPDNYVRGKSERSEQTEHLTITTYYTLKKDTKNVEVKVEIDNNCKDHRMSVLFDTGIRARSVDAQGHFTVDNRDVTPLKDDRGHYYNELLTQPLQNFVSIADDHKGFGIVTDCLGEYSVSPDCEHKDGGDGTLSMTLFRAVKNIICTEWRSAGVFPNQEGGQLQQKLVYNYAICPMNSSWENSDLSEMADCFNIPLKPVQTCVPAMLVEKSEGILPPKHSFYQVTGKLSVSCIKKAEDSNSIIVRLFNPYPTEQSGSIIFGCDVQNVCMTNLNEEEMAASSLNIIDNTVELNIKPNKIVTLKLDLA; this is encoded by the coding sequence ATGAACAAAACAAAGACAGGATATATCATCCCCCATACACATTGGGATCGAGAATGGCGTTACCCTATATGGGAAAATAGATTGTACCTTGTAAAGCTAATGGACGAATTAATTGAGACCTTAGAAAATAACCCGGATTACAAAACATTTCTTCTAGACGGACAGGTTATTCCTATTTTGGACTACGTACAGGTAAGACCAGAAAACAGAGATAAGCTTGTCAAATTGATTAAGGATGGAAGAATAGATGTAGGGCCATGGTATACCTTGCCAGACCTTTACCCCATTAGCGGGGAATCCATCGTACGTAACCTTCTAAAGGGAAGAAGAGAGGCAGAAAAACTAGGGAATTGTTTGGATATCGGCTATGAGTCCTTCGGATGGGGACAGCCGTCACAGCTTCCGCAGATCTATAAGGAATTTGGAATAGATACGGTTATCGTATCCAAGAATGTAGACAAAAAACGAGCTCCACACTGTGAGTTCAAGTGGACAGGCAAGGATGGTACAAGCGTCTATGCAACAAGATTAGGTGAAGATGCAAGAGCTAACTTTTTTATGAATGCCTATATTCATATTATGAACGGTGTAGCTTACAAGTCGGATGACTACAATTTTGACATGGGGAATTATGGTCAAGTCTATCATCAGGCGGATAGCGAGAACTATATACAAGACTATTTCAAGATTGAGGATACAGAAAAAATACACCCAGAGGTTATAAAAGAAGCGGTTACTAAGGCATGGAATAGTATGAAGGACACACTTATACCAGATGACAGAGCAATGATGGATGGTACGGATTCCACAACGGCTCAACCTCAATTAATGAATCTGATACAGGCAATCAATGAACAATTTGACGACATCGAGTTTAAAAGCTCCACATTAGGAGAATATGTGAAGATTCTCAAGGAAAAGCTCAGCTTGGATGAGTTGATTGAGATCCACGGTGAAATGAGAGACGGACCAACAACCTCGTTGTCTGGGAATGCTCTAATGACAAGACCACATATCAAAACACTGAATAAAAAGGTTCAAAACAGCATGTTTAATCAGGCGGAGCCTTTATCTGTAGCCAATATGATGGCAGGTGGCAAGTATGATGAGTCATTCTTGCAATTAGCTTTAGATTACATGTTATTATCCCATGCGCATGACTCCATAAATGGAGTAACCCAAGATAAAACGGTAGACGATGTACTCTATCGATTAAACCAAGCTTTGGAAATATCAAATGCGATATCCAATAAAAGCTGTCAGGATCTGATCAGACATATTGATCTGTCACAATATAATCGCGAGGATATATTACTCGTGGTGTTCAATCCATATGCAAAGCCAAGAAATGAAATGGTAAAGGCCTATATTGATACCCCGCAAGTTCAAAATATATGGGAGTTTGACATTGTGGACTGTGATGGAAATGTATGTGAGTTGCAGCATATATCCAGAACAGAGGTAACATCCCCAGTGGTACAACTTCAGACAAGGCCGTTCCCTTATTACTCCGACCGTCATTGTGTAGTATTTAATACGGGAGAAATACCAGCAGGCGGCTATAAGGTATATAGATTGTGCAATAAAGTAGAGTTTAGTAGAAAAACAGAATTTTGGGCAAAGACTAGAACAACGGATGGGAAAGAAATAGCTACATCTTCTACATGTATGCAAAATGAATTTATCAAGGTTGAAGTGAATCCGAACGGAACCATTTCCATTCTGGATAAAGAAAATGGAAACTGCTTCGATAATCTCAATTACTTTGAAAGTACGGGAGATGTAGGCGATTATTGGATGTACTATCCTCCATATCATAATCAGACGTATAACAGCAAAGGCTGTAATGCCAGCATTTTCTTAATGGAGAATGGCAATCTTGCAGCTACTATTGGGGTTAAGCTTACCATGGAGTTACCTAAATATGCCTATCGTCCGGATAACTATGTAAGAGGCAAGAGTGAGCGTTCTGAACAAACAGAGCATTTGACCATAACGACTTATTATACATTAAAGAAAGACACCAAAAATGTAGAAGTTAAGGTTGAGATCGATAATAACTGTAAAGACCATCGTATGAGTGTTCTGTTTGATACAGGAATCCGAGCGAGATCTGTTGATGCGCAAGGGCATTTTACAGTAGACAACAGAGATGTTACACCACTTAAGGATGACAGAGGTCACTATTATAATGAATTACTAACCCAACCATTGCAGAACTTTGTGAGTATAGCAGATGATCATAAGGGCTTTGGAATTGTTACCGATTGCTTAGGAGAATACAGTGTATCGCCGGATTGTGAACATAAAGATGGTGGAGATGGAACGCTGTCCATGACTCTGTTTAGAGCTGTAAAAAATATTATCTGTACTGAATGGAGAAGTGCAGGGGTATTCCCAAATCAAGAGGGTGGACAATTGCAACAAAAGCTGGTGTACAACTATGCGATTTGCCCTATGAATTCAAGTTGGGAAAATAGTGATCTAAGTGAAATGGCGGATTGCTTCAATATTCCATTAAAGCCTGTTCAGACATGTGTTCCAGCGATGCTAGTCGAGAAATCAGAAGGAATCCTGCCGCCTAAACATAGCTTCTATCAAGTAACAGGTAAGTTAAGCGTATCCTGTATCAAAAAGGCTGAGGATAGCAACAGCATCATTGTACGTTTATTTAACCCATATCCTACGGAGCAAAGTGGAAGTATTATTTTTGGATGTGATGTACAAAACGTGTGCATGACGAATCTGAATGAGGAAGAAATGGCCGCTTCAAGTTTAAATATTATTGATAACACTGTAGAACTTAATATCAAGCCTAATAAGATCGTAACTCTGAAGTTAGATCTAGCGTAA
- a CDS encoding HAD family phosphatase: MKDELIGFINLETGGDGLFQLGKDGVKEILTPLDKKVEFILFEDKTLCYVKSAMGYPAIYPVYKPKYEGNAKAILMDLDGTSVHSESFWMWIIEQTVSRLTKNAKFTLEASDEPHVSGHSVSEHLQYCIDKYCPNQTVEEARKHYFAITEYEMNEILHGRGKTDAFTPAPGLKDFLYELKAKNIKIGLVTSGLYNKAMPEIISAFKTLGMGEPLDFYDAIITAGQALVKGQVGTMGELAPKPHPWLYSETARVGLGLTEEDKGHVLGFEDSSAGVVSIRLAGFSAIGINGGNIRKSGVQSLCLKEYDNLCDALPLISS, from the coding sequence ATGAAAGATGAATTAATTGGGTTTATCAATCTTGAAACTGGCGGAGATGGACTATTTCAACTTGGAAAAGACGGAGTTAAAGAAATTTTAACTCCTCTTGACAAAAAAGTAGAATTTATTTTATTTGAAGATAAAACCTTATGTTATGTAAAATCTGCAATGGGCTATCCAGCCATATATCCGGTATATAAACCGAAGTATGAAGGAAATGCAAAAGCTATACTGATGGACTTAGACGGTACAAGTGTGCATAGTGAAAGCTTTTGGATGTGGATTATAGAGCAGACTGTATCGAGACTTACCAAAAATGCTAAATTTACATTAGAGGCTAGTGATGAACCGCATGTTTCGGGGCATTCGGTGTCCGAGCATTTGCAATACTGTATAGACAAATATTGCCCTAATCAGACAGTAGAAGAGGCAAGAAAACACTACTTTGCAATTACAGAATATGAAATGAATGAGATACTGCATGGCAGGGGAAAGACAGATGCATTCACACCTGCTCCTGGACTTAAAGATTTCTTATATGAGTTGAAAGCCAAAAACATCAAAATAGGTTTAGTCACTTCAGGCCTATATAATAAGGCGATGCCTGAGATCATATCTGCCTTCAAAACGCTGGGAATGGGAGAACCGCTAGATTTTTATGATGCGATCATTACAGCAGGGCAAGCATTGGTAAAAGGGCAAGTAGGAACGATGGGAGAGCTCGCCCCAAAACCTCATCCATGGCTGTATTCTGAAACTGCAAGAGTTGGACTTGGTCTAACTGAAGAAGACAAGGGACATGTATTGGGATTTGAAGATTCATCAGCCGGGGTTGTATCGATCAGGCTGGCTGGTTTTTCAGCTATTGGAATCAATGGAGGAAACATCAGAAAGAGTGGAGTGCAGTCCTTATGCTTAAAAGAATATGATAATCTTTGTGATGCACTGCCGTTAATTTCATCCTAA